From Cryptomeria japonica unplaced genomic scaffold, Sugi_1.0 HiC_scaffold_28, whole genome shotgun sequence, a single genomic window includes:
- the LOC131079659 gene encoding phospholipase A1-Igamma1, chloroplastic-like — protein MAVFPLPQLEDNAVLLPSSQTNSTQPQLCDVWRDIQGAHNWNGLLDPMVPNLKAEALRYGNLAQLCYDAFDGKSYSKNYGTCYHSKRDLFNKMGMSESGYQVTKYVYANTNLLNQVFGEKPKDQGVWLGFIAVCTDPNEIRRLGRRDIVIAWRGTQTAEEWIEDLRDILVPTRLSYRCKRTGKNQEHHFADGVLIERGFLSCYTSTVRHRQGAAGATVNISTRDLVVSEIERLIQVYEKEMDNLSITFTGHSLGAALATLSAYDIKQMLCTKHNFHQIPVTVFAFASPRVGNLAFAKRVEEIGVKVLRFVNKRDVVPKVPGVCMNENVGCLSKLLHWLPWTYFHVGFELPLHNNSPFIQHTHNLAYFHNLELYLHLLDGYVGSKQPFSWSGRDHALVNKSCDLLREKYEIPPKWWQEQNKGLVKGPDGKWTQPSEEE, from the coding sequence ATGGCCGTATTTCCATTGCCCCAGCTTGAAGATAATGCTGTATTATTACCCAGTTCCCAAACTAACTCAACGCAGCCTCAGCTATGTGACGtatggagagatatacaaggtgcCCATAATTGGAATGGTTTGCTTGATCCCATGGTGCCCAATTTGAAAGCTGAAGCTCTCAGATATGGGAATTTGGCACAGCTTTGTTACGACGCATTTGATGGCAAAAGCTACTCCAAAAACTACGGCACATGTTATCACAGTAAAAGAGATCTGTTCAATAAGATGGGCATGTCTGAAAGTGGCTACCAAGTCACTAAATATGTTTACGCCAATACTAATCTGTTAAATCAAGTTTTTGGTGAGAAACCAAAAGACCAAGGTGTTTGGTTGGGTTTTATTGCAGTTTGCACGGATCCAAATGAGATAAGAAGGCTTGGACGACGAGACATAGTGATTGCATGGAGAGGAACTCAGACTGCTGAAGAATGGATAGAAGACCTGAGAGATATTCTTGTACCTACAAGATTATCCTATAGATGCAAGAGGACAGGCAAAAACCAAGAGCATCATTTCGCGGATGGAGTACTAATTGAGAGAGGATTCCTGAGCTGCTATACTTCAACTGTCCGTCACCGTCAAGGCGCTGCAGGAGCCACTGTGAACATCAGCACCAGAGATTTGGTAGTCTCAGAGATAGAACGATTGATTCAAGTTTATGAAAAAGAGATGGACAATTTAAGCATAACATTTACGGGACACAGCTTAGGAGCTGCTCTTGCAACCTTGAGCGCTTATGATATCAAACAAATGCTTTGCACCAAGCATAATTTTCATCAAATTCCCGTCACCGTCTTCGCTTTTGCCTCTCCCCGGGTGGGAAATCTTGCGTTTGCTAAACGGGTGGAGGAGATTGGAGTGAAAGTGCTGAGGTTTGTGAACAAGCGTGACGTGGTTCCCAAAGTGCCCGGAGTTTGTATGAACGAGAACGTGGGATGCCTCAGCAAATTGCTGCATTGGCTTCCGTGGACATACTTTCATGTTGGCTTCGAGCTTCCTTTACACAACAATTCTCCATTCATTCAGCACACCCATAATCTTGCCTACTTTCATAATTTAGAGCTTTACTTGCATTTACTGGACGGGTATGTTGGAAGTAAGCAGCCGTTTTCTTGGAGTGGAAGAGATCATGCTCTGGTTAATAAGAGCTGTGATTTATTGCGCGAGAAATATGAAATTCCTCCAAAATGGTGGCAGGAACAGAACAAGGGCCTCGTTAAAGGTCCAGATGGCAAATGGACGCAGCCATCAGAAGAGGAATAA